Proteins encoded in a region of the Mercenaria mercenaria strain notata chromosome 1, MADL_Memer_1, whole genome shotgun sequence genome:
- the LOC123544924 gene encoding uncharacterized protein LOC123544924, producing MERLLRATTLLDNFSQKQTHSVQKRLCYIGRQIDGFIENTSSKNGYIIQVLLRLPIILAMHVWLLLGPATENRAFDLPLLCIRLSGAFGILCSWMFGTETLLLLYVSIFGELSIGYVEEALFWTFQNNADNVCYMTNVIAWGDDDDFWWMPVITMFLIETAYFWFFTRIRFNLLGASLLTFIPFLSVLILPAFGIFQNVTSTAAFCVNKIRLIIVMIEMSEDFEFMDKVFDLQKLNVEIVRYKGLNRIEKAKSLRRIKHLEQRVNVNLGLQQILNNFTSKFIQHMSLSFGICYFSAALILELLVFRTSVSHALDFYFVIQFFIAWSTSPAIVMVLASFFGLIGSLLNGLGVWLTTWDIDFADAVNSSNGMVSQLFFLQLLIESGIPSNYINIDIESLIVVVLLDIYGSLTIAFLQTTSKILEISNRGSTLPVWFYFRVLIVIIAFVIAPVSVSIIVASILMIHGCYSSLQGVQA from the exons ATGGAGAGGTTGCTTAGGGCCACTACATTGCTGGATAATTTTTCACAGAAACAAACACATTCAGTCCAAAAGAGACTTTGTTATATTGGACGACAAATTGATGGCTTTATTGAAAACACTTCATCAAAGAACGGATACATTATCCAAGTTCTTTTGCGTCTACCAATTATTCTCGCGATGCACGTGTGGCTACTGCTTGGTCCGGCTACAGAAAACAGAGCGTTTGATTTGCCGCTGCTCTGTATCAGGTTAAGTG GGGCTTTTGGAATATTGTGTTCGTGGATGTTCGGGACGGAAACCTTACTGCTGTTATATGTGTCAATATTCGGAGAACTGAGTATAGGATATGTGGAGGAGGCATTGTTCTGGACGTTCCAAAATAATGCTGACAATGTTTGCTACATGACAAATGTAATCGCATGGGGTGATGATGATGACTTCTGGTGGATGCCTGTTATAACCATGTTTTTAATTGAAACTGCATACTTTTGGTTCTTCACACGAATCCGATTCAATCTGCTTGGTGCAAGCTTGCTAACATTTATTCCCTTTCTAAGTGTGTTAATCCTTCCAGCTTTTGGTATTTTTCAAAACGTAACATCTACGGCCGCCTTTTGTGTGAATAAGATAAGATTGATTATTGTCATGATAGAAATGTCTGAAGACTTCGAGTTTATGGATAAAGTTTTTGATCTCCAAAAACTAAATGTAGAGATTGTACGATACAAAGGACTTAACAGAATTGAAAAAGCAAAGTCTTTAAGACGTATTAAGCACTTGGAACAACGGGTAAACGTAAATCTGGGACTTCAACAGATTCTGAACAATTTTACAAGCAAATTTATCCAACATATGTCTCTTAGTTTCGGAATCTGTTATTTTAGTGCAGCACTTATTCTAGAACTACTGGTGTTTAGGACATCAGTTTCTCATGCATTAGATTTTTACTTTGTTATCCAGTTTTTCATAGCGTGGTCAACATCACCTGCAATAGTTATGGTACTGGCAAGTTTCTTCGGGTTAATTGGGTCTCTGTTGAATGGTCTAGGTGTGTGGCTTACAACATGGGACATAGATTTTGCTGATGCAGTAAATTCTAGTAACGGAATGGTATCACAATTGTTCTTTCTACAGTTATTGATAGAGTCTGGCATTCCATCAAATTACATTAATATAGATATAGAATCTTTGATTGTTGTTGTGCTGTTAGACATATATGGCAGTTTAACGATAGCATTTCTTCAAACTACAAGTAAAATACTTGAGATCAGCAACCGAGGTTCAACTCTTCCTGTTTGGTTTTATTTCCGTGTGCTCATTGTTATCATCGCATTTGTGATAGCACCTGTAAGTGTTTCAATCATTGTGGCAAGCATCCTAATGATCCATGGATGTTATTCTTCTCTTCAGGGTGTGCAGGCTTAA